A genomic segment from Rahnella aceris encodes:
- a CDS encoding glycoside hydrolase family 78 protein, producing the protein MLAVIRLTVNQESALHGVQELPVLGWEIESHNRNVRQTAYRIQISQDQNFDNILLRGEWQESECSNNVSLTELMLTSSQHYFIRVQVRDNYDETSAWSSPAEMISGVLYSHEWLADFITAETSADKDNSGATLLRKPFVLNRAEDIQSAFIHVSALGLYELHLNGHKVGEDALTPGWTSYHHHLLYQTYDVTGHLEKGENVIGAIVGAGWYKGDMGFSRHRNYYGERSALISQLVINYNDGSHEIVVSDESWKGQDSAILFSEIYDGETYDARREIPGWCVKGFAEKGWRPVSLAMHEKSTLVAQGSNRVRKMGEIKPVALLTTPQGDTVIDFGQNLSGWVEFTVSGKAGDKVVLRHFEVLDAEGNVYLDNLRSARQRTEYVLKGKGTETWHPHFTWQGFRFVKVEEYPAQLDLNNFTAIVLHSDMEQTGSFACSNPDLNQLHHNILWGLKGNFVDVPTDCPQRDERLGWTGDAQIFCRTASYLMQTRNFFAKWLTDLRYDQTAEGGVPHVIPDILTGYCGQDRLLSEGGTHSASAWADAAVINPWTMYLMYGDTNVLENQYASMKGWIDFMTAHAENHLWHYKLQFGDWVALDAKEGSYFGATPNDLTCTAYYAYSTQLFAKAAKALNRTEDYQHYTALHQAIVRRFQEEFFTPSGRLAARTQTAHILALYFNLVPDEFRQRTTDTLVELLNEHDGHLVTGFVGTPYFCHALSQNGRTKEAWNLLLKEDFPSWLYQVKAGATTVWEHWDGIKPDGSMWSADMNSFNHYAYGAVGEWLYRVAAGIEADEEQPGFKHVIIKPQTGGGLSWLDTRYQSIYGAIGVRWEVSDQQVILKVSIPANTTATLVLTDGQSLQETDGIDFVRCADGYTAEVGSGEYRVEYRLV; encoded by the coding sequence ATGCTCGCAGTGATCAGACTTACAGTAAATCAGGAATCTGCATTGCACGGTGTGCAGGAACTGCCTGTATTAGGCTGGGAAATTGAAAGCCATAACAGAAATGTCCGGCAAACTGCTTACCGGATCCAGATCAGCCAGGATCAGAATTTCGATAATATCCTGCTTCGCGGCGAATGGCAGGAAAGCGAATGTTCAAATAATGTTTCCCTGACGGAATTAATGCTCACATCCTCGCAGCATTATTTTATCCGTGTACAGGTACGTGATAATTATGACGAAACCAGTGCCTGGAGTTCACCTGCGGAGATGATTTCCGGCGTGCTGTATAGCCATGAATGGCTGGCTGATTTTATTACCGCCGAAACGTCGGCAGATAAAGACAATTCCGGTGCAACATTATTGCGAAAACCTTTTGTTCTGAACCGTGCGGAAGATATTCAGTCTGCCTTTATTCATGTCAGTGCACTCGGACTTTATGAATTACATCTCAACGGTCATAAAGTCGGAGAAGATGCCCTGACGCCAGGCTGGACGAGTTATCACCATCATTTACTTTATCAGACTTATGATGTGACGGGACATCTGGAAAAAGGTGAAAACGTTATTGGCGCTATTGTCGGTGCGGGCTGGTACAAAGGCGATATGGGCTTCAGCCGTCATCGCAATTATTATGGTGAACGGAGCGCGCTTATTTCCCAACTGGTCATAAATTATAACGATGGCTCGCATGAAATTGTGGTCAGCGATGAAAGCTGGAAAGGGCAGGATTCCGCCATTCTGTTTTCAGAAATCTATGACGGCGAAACTTACGATGCGCGCAGGGAAATCCCCGGCTGGTGCGTGAAAGGTTTCGCAGAGAAGGGATGGCGTCCGGTCAGTCTGGCGATGCATGAAAAATCCACACTGGTGGCGCAGGGAAGCAACAGGGTCAGGAAAATGGGAGAAATTAAGCCTGTTGCGCTGCTCACCACGCCGCAAGGCGACACAGTCATTGATTTTGGCCAGAATCTCAGTGGCTGGGTAGAGTTTACGGTCAGCGGCAAGGCGGGCGATAAAGTCGTGTTACGCCACTTTGAAGTGCTGGACGCAGAGGGCAATGTGTATCTCGATAATCTGCGTTCTGCCCGACAGCGCACTGAATATGTGCTCAAAGGTAAAGGGACAGAAACCTGGCATCCGCACTTCACCTGGCAAGGTTTCCGCTTTGTGAAAGTTGAGGAATATCCTGCACAGTTGGATCTGAATAACTTCACCGCCATTGTTTTGCATTCCGATATGGAGCAGACCGGGTCTTTCGCCTGTTCAAACCCGGATCTGAATCAGTTACACCACAATATTCTGTGGGGGCTGAAAGGTAACTTTGTCGACGTGCCGACGGACTGCCCGCAACGTGACGAGCGGCTTGGCTGGACGGGGGATGCGCAGATTTTTTGCCGTACGGCGAGTTATCTGATGCAAACCCGCAATTTCTTCGCCAAATGGCTGACCGATCTTCGTTATGACCAGACGGCTGAGGGCGGTGTGCCGCACGTTATCCCGGATATCCTGACCGGTTACTGTGGCCAGGACCGCCTGTTGTCTGAAGGCGGAACCCATTCTGCCTCGGCCTGGGCTGATGCCGCGGTGATCAACCCGTGGACAATGTACCTGATGTATGGCGATACCAACGTGCTGGAAAACCAGTATGCCAGCATGAAAGGCTGGATTGATTTCATGACCGCGCATGCGGAAAATCACCTCTGGCATTACAAATTACAGTTTGGTGACTGGGTGGCGCTGGATGCCAAAGAGGGCAGTTATTTCGGTGCTACCCCAAACGACCTGACCTGCACGGCGTATTACGCTTATTCCACGCAATTGTTCGCCAAAGCCGCCAAAGCGCTGAATCGTACTGAAGACTATCAACATTACACTGCCTTGCATCAGGCGATTGTCCGTCGTTTTCAGGAGGAGTTCTTTACGCCATCGGGTCGTCTGGCGGCCAGAACGCAAACCGCGCATATTCTGGCACTGTACTTCAATCTGGTCCCTGACGAATTCCGCCAGCGCACCACCGATACGCTGGTTGAATTGCTCAACGAGCACGACGGGCATCTGGTGACCGGCTTCGTCGGCACGCCGTATTTCTGTCACGCACTCAGCCAGAATGGTCGCACTAAAGAAGCCTGGAATTTACTGCTGAAAGAGGATTTCCCTTCGTGGCTGTATCAGGTGAAAGCCGGTGCCACCACTGTCTGGGAACACTGGGACGGCATCAAACCGGACGGCAGCATGTGGAGCGCGGACATGAATTCCTTCAATCACTACGCTTACGGCGCGGTGGGGGAATGGCTCTACCGCGTGGCGGCAGGGATTGAAGCTGATGAGGAACAGCCCGGATTCAAACACGTCATCATCAAACCGCAGACCGGCGGCGGCCTGAGCTGGCTCGATACCCGCTATCAGTCAATCTATGGTGCGATTGGCGTACGCTGGGAAGTGAGTGATCAGCAGGTGATTCTTAAGGTCAGTATTCCGGCCAATACCACCGCCACACTTGTCCTGACGGACGGTCAAAGCTTGCAGGAAACGGATGGGATTGATTTTGTGCGCTGTGCTGACGGGTATACCGCTGAGGTGGGATCGGGGGAATATCGGGTGGAATACCGGTTAGTTTAG
- the nifJ gene encoding pyruvate:ferredoxin (flavodoxin) oxidoreductase, translating to MITTDGNNAVASVAYRTNEVIAIYPITPSSTMAEIAGAWSGEGKKNLWGDVPTVMEMQSEAGAISTVHGALQTGALSTSFTSSQGLLLMIPTLYKLAGELTPFVLHVAARTVATHALSIFGDHSDVMAVRQTGCALLSAASVQEAQDFALISQVASLNSRVPFIHFFDGFRTSHEINKIAPLSDDTLQQMLPQAQIDAHRARALSPDHPVIRGTSANPDTYFQSREATNPYYNATCQHVIDAMNAFAVLTGREYKPFEYVGDPQAERVIVLMGSGIGTAEEVIETLNARGEKVGVLKVRLYRPFSAGHLLSVLPQSVKSIAVMDRTKEPGALAEPLYLDVMTALAEAYSRGERDSLPKVSGGRYGLSSKEFGPDCVLSVFRELSLSQPRPRFTVGIYDDVTGLSLPVVEEALPQHASLEALFYGLGSDGSVSATKNNIKIIGNSTPMYAQGYFVYDSKKAGGLTVSHLRVSEKPIKSAYLVSQAHFVACHQWQFIDLYQMAERLRPGGIFLLNTPFSADEVWARLPLEVQATLIQHEARFYVINAAKIARECKLGARINTVMQMAFFHLTQILPGEQALAELQGAIARSYRSKGEEIVTRNWMALAATLEELVSVPLQAIPENPRKRPPIVSDAAPDFVKTVTATMLAGLGDALPVSAFPPDGTWPTGTTQWEKRNIAEEVPIWKPDLCTQCNHCVAACPHSAIRAKVVQPEFMADAPSALQSLDVKSRDMRGQKYVLQVAPEDCTGCNLCVEVCPAKDRQDPSIKAINMADRIEHLEEERANYDFFLKLPEIDKTTLERIDIRTSQLITPLFEYSGACSGCGETPYIKLLTQLYGDRLLIANATGCSSIYGGNLPSTPYTTNAEGRGPAWANSLFEDNAEFGLGFRLTVDQHRRRVLRLVASLAEHIPADVLGGLRNDTSTPEVKRGHVTALRKILADIDTPDARQLATDADYLVDKSIWLIGGDGWAYDIGFGGLDHVLSLTENVNVLVLDTQCYSNTGGQQSKATPLGAVTKFAEQGKRKSRKDLGVSMMMYGHVYVAQISLGAQLNQTVKAIQEAEAYPGPSLIIAYSPCEEHGYDLALSHDQMKQLTTTGFWPLYRFDPRRVEEGKPALALDSRPPSSGLTDTLNNEQRFRRLNSQQPEVAEMLYAAAEKELQAKYDFLAMLAGKKTEPES from the coding sequence ATGATCACCACTGATGGTAATAATGCAGTCGCTTCCGTGGCTTATCGTACCAACGAAGTGATTGCTATCTACCCAATCACCCCCAGTTCAACCATGGCCGAAATTGCCGGTGCCTGGTCAGGCGAAGGGAAGAAAAATTTGTGGGGCGATGTCCCGACGGTAATGGAAATGCAGTCGGAAGCCGGTGCGATTTCCACCGTGCATGGCGCGTTGCAGACCGGCGCACTGTCGACCTCGTTCACCTCGTCTCAGGGTCTGTTGCTGATGATCCCGACGCTGTACAAGCTGGCCGGTGAACTGACGCCGTTCGTGCTGCATGTCGCTGCGCGCACCGTAGCCACCCACGCGCTGTCCATTTTTGGCGATCATTCGGATGTGATGGCCGTACGCCAGACCGGTTGCGCCCTGCTCTCTGCCGCCAGCGTGCAGGAAGCGCAGGATTTCGCGCTGATTTCTCAGGTTGCCAGTCTCAACAGCCGCGTGCCGTTCATTCATTTCTTCGACGGTTTCCGGACCTCGCACGAAATCAACAAAATTGCCCCGCTCAGTGATGACACGCTCCAGCAGATGTTGCCGCAGGCGCAGATTGATGCGCATCGCGCCCGTGCTCTGTCGCCGGACCATCCGGTGATCCGCGGCACCTCCGCCAACCCGGACACTTATTTCCAGTCCCGCGAAGCCACCAATCCGTATTACAACGCCACCTGCCAGCACGTCATTGATGCGATGAATGCTTTTGCCGTCCTGACCGGCCGTGAATATAAGCCGTTCGAATATGTTGGCGATCCGCAAGCCGAACGGGTGATTGTGCTGATGGGTTCCGGCATCGGCACCGCCGAAGAAGTGATTGAAACCCTGAATGCCCGTGGCGAAAAAGTCGGCGTACTGAAGGTCCGGCTGTACCGTCCGTTCAGCGCCGGACATTTGCTGTCCGTGCTGCCACAAAGTGTGAAAAGCATCGCGGTGATGGATCGCACCAAAGAGCCGGGCGCGCTGGCTGAACCGTTATACCTCGACGTGATGACCGCGCTGGCCGAAGCCTATTCCCGTGGCGAACGCGATTCACTGCCGAAAGTGAGCGGTGGCCGTTACGGATTATCTTCGAAAGAATTCGGGCCAGATTGCGTGCTGTCGGTGTTCCGCGAACTGTCGCTCAGCCAGCCGCGTCCGCGCTTTACCGTCGGCATTTATGACGACGTCACCGGCCTTTCCCTGCCGGTGGTGGAAGAAGCGTTGCCGCAGCACGCGTCGCTCGAGGCCCTGTTCTATGGCCTGGGCAGCGACGGTTCGGTATCGGCCACCAAAAACAATATCAAAATTATCGGCAACAGCACGCCGATGTATGCGCAGGGTTATTTTGTCTACGACTCCAAAAAGGCCGGTGGCCTGACGGTGTCGCATCTGCGTGTCAGTGAAAAGCCGATCAAATCTGCTTATCTGGTCAGTCAGGCGCATTTCGTTGCCTGTCATCAGTGGCAGTTTATCGATTTATATCAGATGGCAGAACGTCTGCGTCCGGGCGGGATTTTCCTGCTCAATACGCCGTTCAGCGCTGATGAAGTCTGGGCGCGTTTACCGCTGGAAGTGCAGGCGACACTTATCCAGCACGAAGCCCGTTTCTATGTGATTAACGCTGCCAAAATTGCCCGCGAATGCAAACTCGGCGCGCGCATTAATACCGTCATGCAGATGGCGTTCTTCCACCTGACGCAGATCCTGCCGGGCGAACAGGCGCTCGCCGAATTGCAGGGCGCGATTGCCCGCAGTTACCGCAGCAAAGGCGAAGAGATCGTCACCCGCAACTGGATGGCGCTGGCCGCTACGCTGGAAGAACTGGTCTCCGTGCCGCTGCAGGCTATTCCGGAAAATCCGCGCAAACGCCCGCCGATTGTTTCCGATGCGGCACCGGATTTCGTCAAAACTGTCACCGCTACCATGCTGGCCGGTCTTGGCGATGCCCTGCCAGTTTCCGCGTTCCCGCCGGACGGCACCTGGCCGACCGGCACCACGCAATGGGAAAAACGCAACATTGCCGAAGAAGTGCCGATCTGGAAACCGGATTTGTGTACCCAGTGCAATCATTGCGTCGCCGCCTGTCCGCACTCGGCGATCCGCGCCAAAGTGGTTCAGCCGGAATTTATGGCAGATGCGCCGTCTGCCCTGCAATCGCTGGATGTGAAATCCCGCGACATGCGCGGTCAGAAGTACGTGTTGCAGGTCGCACCGGAAGACTGCACCGGTTGTAATCTGTGCGTTGAAGTGTGTCCGGCGAAAGACCGTCAGGATCCGTCCATCAAGGCCATTAATATGGCGGATCGCATCGAACATCTGGAAGAAGAACGCGCCAATTACGATTTCTTCCTCAAACTGCCGGAGATTGATAAAACCACGCTGGAACGCATTGATATCCGCACGTCTCAGCTGATCACCCCGCTGTTTGAGTATTCCGGTGCCTGCTCCGGGTGTGGCGAAACGCCTTACATCAAACTGCTGACCCAGCTTTATGGCGACCGTTTGCTGATCGCCAATGCCACCGGCTGTTCTTCTATCTATGGCGGTAATCTGCCTTCAACGCCGTACACCACTAACGCCGAAGGTCGCGGTCCGGCATGGGCAAATTCACTGTTTGAAGACAACGCCGAGTTCGGGCTGGGCTTTCGTCTGACGGTTGATCAGCACCGCCGCCGCGTGCTGCGTCTGGTTGCATCGCTGGCGGAACATATTCCGGCGGACGTCCTCGGTGGCCTGCGCAATGACACGTCCACGCCTGAAGTGAAACGCGGGCATGTCACGGCGCTGCGTAAAATTCTGGCAGACATCGACACGCCGGATGCGCGTCAGTTAGCCACCGATGCCGATTATCTGGTGGATAAATCCATCTGGCTGATTGGCGGTGACGGCTGGGCGTATGACATTGGTTTCGGCGGCCTGGATCACGTCTTAAGCCTGACCGAAAACGTCAACGTGCTGGTGCTCGATACCCAGTGTTATTCCAACACCGGCGGACAGCAGTCGAAAGCGACTCCGCTCGGTGCAGTCACGAAATTCGCAGAACAGGGAAAACGCAAATCACGCAAAGACCTGGGAGTGAGCATGATGATGTACGGTCATGTGTATGTGGCGCAGATTTCACTCGGCGCGCAGCTTAACCAGACCGTCAAAGCCATTCAGGAAGCCGAAGCTTATCCGGGGCCGTCACTGATTATCGCGTACAGCCCGTGCGAGGAACACGGCTATGATCTGGCGCTCAGTCACGACCAGATGAAACAACTGACTACCACCGGTTTCTGGCCACTGTACCGCTTCGATCCGCGTCGTGTCGAAGAAGGCAAACCGGCACTGGCCCTCGATTCAAGACCGCCTTCCAGCGGGCTGACCGATACGCTCAATAATGAACAACGGTTCAGAAGACTGAACTCCCAACAGCCGGAAGTAGCAGAGATGTTGTATGCGGCGGCAGAGAAAGAGTTACAGGCTAAATATGACTTTTTAGCCATGCTGGCGGGGAAGAAGACCGAGCCGGAGTCTTGA
- a CDS encoding putative hemolysin, with protein MITAFRVLLAAGVLVLAACSSHDDSADVPQKGNSVNIGQRTVNMDSPAYAACSMAGGQLRMAPQLDGSRVGMCSMANGRQCSESALMQGVCKA; from the coding sequence ATGATCACTGCGTTTCGCGTGTTACTGGCCGCCGGTGTGCTGGTGTTAGCCGCATGCAGCAGCCACGACGATTCGGCTGACGTTCCACAAAAAGGCAACAGCGTTAATATCGGGCAACGTACCGTTAATATGGATAGCCCGGCGTATGCAGCCTGTTCGATGGCGGGCGGGCAATTACGGATGGCGCCGCAACTTGATGGCAGCCGCGTCGGTATGTGTTCGATGGCTAATGGTCGTCAGTGCTCGGAAAGTGCTTTGATGCAGGGTGTGTGTAAAGCCTGA
- the hslJ gene encoding heat shock protein HslJ, protein MKKSLFVLAAAMTLGACSMNQNTAVKQTDLQHHRFELLSVDGQTVPAAQGRIPDIEFGSNMHVSGKMCNNFMGQGQLQNNVLTVKGLASTMMMCPDENLNKWDHVISDVLNNGAALTLQENKLTLKQGKHQLIYRLKDRM, encoded by the coding sequence ATGAAGAAGTCACTGTTTGTTCTGGCCGCCGCGATGACCCTGGGGGCGTGCAGCATGAATCAGAATACCGCCGTTAAACAGACCGATTTGCAGCATCACCGTTTTGAGTTGCTGAGCGTCGATGGTCAGACGGTTCCTGCCGCGCAAGGGCGCATTCCGGACATTGAGTTCGGCTCAAACATGCACGTTTCGGGAAAAATGTGTAATAACTTCATGGGTCAGGGCCAGTTGCAAAACAACGTGCTGACCGTGAAAGGACTGGCATCCACCATGATGATGTGCCCGGATGAAAACCTGAATAAGTGGGATCACGTGATCAGCGATGTGCTCAATAACGGCGCGGCGCTGACCTTGCAGGAAAACAAACTGACCCTGAAACAGGGTAAACACCAGTTGATTTATCGTCTGAAAGACCGGATGTAA
- a CDS encoding ABC transporter ATP-binding protein yields MSYLSLHHIRKSWGTKVALNDISFDVEEGDFIALLGPSGCGKSTLLRTIAGLETAESGTLYFQQSDVTSLAPSQRKLSMVFQSYALFPHMNVRENLLFGLRARGEDKHHFASRLADVSRLMELEPLLDRLPSQLSGGQQQRVALGRAVIANNRLCLMDEPLSNLDAKLRQSMRREIRAIQKKLGLTLLYVTHDQTEAMSMADKIILLNDGRIEQHDTPDNLYNNPTSIFAAQFIGAPPMNILPLERRGQHHYLAGTPLPVVENLNENALSLGLRAEDIQLISPEHASLTARVVSHEYMGADTLVACALAGYPELMTVKVAGMKRFADGQKVGLQWTTGAQYFFITADGKRCFHAEQSCLPSDHRVAV; encoded by the coding sequence ATGAGCTACCTATCACTGCATCACATCCGGAAATCCTGGGGGACGAAAGTGGCCCTCAATGACATCAGTTTTGATGTGGAAGAGGGTGATTTTATTGCCTTGCTCGGTCCTTCCGGCTGCGGAAAATCGACGTTATTACGCACCATCGCCGGGCTGGAAACGGCGGAAAGCGGTACCTTGTATTTTCAGCAATCCGATGTCACGTCGCTGGCACCCTCGCAGCGTAAACTGTCGATGGTGTTTCAGTCTTACGCGTTATTCCCGCATATGAATGTGCGCGAAAATCTGCTTTTCGGCCTGCGTGCACGTGGCGAAGACAAGCATCATTTTGCATCGCGGCTGGCGGACGTCAGCAGGCTGATGGAACTGGAGCCGCTGCTCGACCGCTTACCTTCGCAGCTTTCCGGCGGTCAGCAACAGCGCGTGGCGCTGGGCCGGGCGGTGATTGCCAACAACAGGCTGTGCCTGATGGACGAACCGCTTTCCAATCTCGACGCCAAACTGCGCCAGAGTATGCGCCGCGAAATCCGTGCAATTCAGAAGAAGCTCGGCCTGACCTTATTGTATGTCACGCACGATCAGACCGAAGCGATGAGCATGGCGGACAAAATCATTTTGCTCAACGATGGCCGCATCGAGCAACACGACACCCCGGATAACCTTTATAACAACCCGACCAGCATTTTTGCCGCGCAATTTATCGGTGCGCCGCCAATGAATATTCTGCCGCTCGAACGCCGCGGGCAGCATCACTATCTCGCCGGTACGCCGCTGCCGGTGGTGGAAAACCTCAACGAAAACGCCCTGAGTCTCGGCCTGCGCGCCGAAGATATTCAGCTGATTTCGCCTGAACACGCCAGCCTGACCGCCCGGGTGGTCAGCCATGAATACATGGGGGCGGACACCCTGGTGGCCTGCGCACTTGCCGGATATCCCGAGCTAATGACCGTGAAAGTCGCGGGCATGAAACGCTTTGCTGATGGTCAGAAGGTCGGTCTGCAATGGACCACGGGCGCACAATATTTTTTCATTACAGCAGACGGAAAACGCTGCTTCCACGCTGAGCAATCCTGTTTACCGTCAGATCACAGAGTTGCCGTGTAG
- a CDS encoding ABC transporter substrate-binding protein: MSPVHRFSRLATAVLLISCTSAFAADPVKLQMYYPIAVGGKISHTVDTLVEDFQKTHPDISIQPVYTGDYATTVTKALTAFRGGNAPQIAVIGDIEAYSLIDAGAILPVSDLANDADGKKWIDGFYPAFIRHIQGKVWSIPFQRSTVVLYWNKQAFEKAGLNGDTPPASWQQVVDFGKKLVVRDGSEVKQWGIEIPSTPNGYWNFQGIAATNGSHLDNGKGTAVTFDTPANVEALQWLTDLSQKEAVSPKGTIAWGTTPQDFIDGKTAMMVTTTGNLTTVRENAKFPFGVAMLPEKTQRGSPTGGGNLYVFKNTTPEQQKAALEFIRWVSAPEQAARWSIATGYVATSPAAWETPVMQDYVKQVPQALVAREQLKYSQPELSTYNSVQIQELMNHAIEAAVTQAKTPADALSSAQKQADRLLKPYQ; this comes from the coding sequence ATGTCACCTGTTCACCGTTTTTCACGTCTCGCTACCGCCGTTCTGCTCATCTCCTGCACCTCTGCTTTTGCGGCAGATCCGGTGAAATTACAAATGTATTACCCGATTGCTGTCGGCGGGAAAATCAGTCATACGGTGGATACGCTGGTGGAAGATTTCCAGAAAACACATCCTGATATCAGCATTCAGCCGGTGTATACCGGTGATTACGCCACCACCGTCACCAAAGCGCTGACGGCGTTTCGTGGCGGCAATGCCCCGCAAATTGCGGTGATCGGCGATATTGAAGCGTATTCCCTGATCGACGCGGGCGCGATTTTGCCGGTCAGCGATCTGGCGAATGACGCAGACGGTAAAAAATGGATCGACGGCTTCTATCCGGCCTTTATCCGCCACATTCAGGGCAAAGTCTGGAGCATTCCGTTTCAGCGTTCGACGGTGGTGTTGTACTGGAACAAACAGGCGTTTGAGAAGGCGGGTCTGAATGGCGACACGCCGCCTGCCAGCTGGCAGCAGGTGGTCGATTTCGGCAAAAAACTGGTGGTGCGTGACGGTTCTGAAGTGAAGCAGTGGGGCATTGAAATCCCGTCCACGCCGAACGGTTACTGGAATTTCCAGGGGATTGCGGCCACCAACGGCAGCCATCTGGATAATGGCAAAGGCACGGCAGTGACGTTTGACACACCCGCCAATGTGGAAGCCCTGCAATGGCTGACCGATCTGTCGCAGAAAGAAGCGGTGTCACCGAAGGGCACCATCGCCTGGGGCACCACTCCGCAGGACTTTATCGACGGCAAAACGGCGATGATGGTCACGACGACCGGCAATCTGACGACCGTGCGTGAGAACGCGAAATTCCCGTTTGGTGTGGCGATGCTGCCGGAGAAAACGCAGCGTGGCAGCCCGACCGGCGGCGGTAATCTTTACGTCTTCAAAAACACCACGCCGGAACAACAGAAAGCGGCACTGGAATTTATCCGCTGGGTTTCTGCCCCTGAACAGGCGGCGCGCTGGAGTATCGCCACCGGTTATGTCGCGACATCGCCTGCTGCGTGGGAAACCCCGGTCATGCAGGATTATGTGAAACAGGTGCCGCAGGCGCTGGTGGCCCGCGAACAACTGAAATATTCGCAGCCGGAACTCTCGACCTATAACAGCGTGCAAATTCAGGAACTGATGAACCACGCGATTGAAGCTGCGGTCACACAGGCAAAAACGCCGGCAGACGCGCTGAGTTCGGCGCAGAAACAGGCTGACCGCCTGCTGAAACCGTATCAGTAA
- a CDS encoding carbohydrate ABC transporter permease — translation MSTFHAVLPTTRTRGLSLQLYGYLLLLPALGFLLLFTHYPALATVWESLFSAARSGHPPQFVGLDNYRALLDDDVFMLSLRNNLLYALITIPLSVALALLMALAVNRRLRGNALTRAAFFIPSLLPMVAIANLWLFFYTPQLGLLNKMLALFSLPAVNWLGEPGTALYSLMAVSVWREAGFFMIFYLAALQQIDPRLAEAAEIEGASRRYFFRRVQWPLLMPTTLFVLINASMNAFRIVDQVIAMTNGGPNNSTSLLLFYIYRTAFSYWDLPAASAMTVVLLVILAVIALIKFNLLDKRAHYQ, via the coding sequence ATGAGCACATTTCACGCGGTTCTTCCGACCACCCGCACACGCGGGTTGTCATTACAACTTTACGGCTATCTGTTGCTGCTGCCCGCGCTGGGTTTTCTGCTGCTGTTTACCCACTATCCGGCGCTGGCAACGGTGTGGGAAAGTCTGTTCAGCGCTGCCCGCAGCGGGCATCCGCCGCAGTTTGTCGGGCTGGATAACTACCGTGCGCTGCTGGACGACGATGTGTTTATGTTGTCGTTACGCAACAATCTGCTCTACGCCCTTATCACCATCCCGCTGTCGGTTGCCCTTGCGCTGCTGATGGCGCTGGCGGTCAACCGTCGTCTGCGCGGCAATGCGCTGACCCGCGCCGCTTTCTTTATTCCTTCGCTGCTGCCGATGGTGGCGATTGCCAATCTGTGGCTATTTTTCTATACGCCGCAACTCGGTTTGCTCAACAAAATGCTGGCGCTCTTTTCGCTACCTGCGGTCAACTGGCTGGGTGAACCGGGCACGGCACTCTACAGCCTGATGGCAGTTTCAGTCTGGCGCGAGGCCGGGTTCTTCATGATTTTCTACCTTGCCGCATTACAGCAAATCGACCCGCGGCTGGCCGAAGCGGCAGAAATCGAAGGGGCATCACGGCGCTATTTCTTCCGCCGGGTACAGTGGCCGCTGCTGATGCCAACCACATTATTCGTGCTGATCAACGCCTCGATGAATGCATTCAGGATTGTCGATCAGGTGATTGCGATGACCAACGGCGGGCCGAACAACAGCACCAGTTTGCTGCTGTTTTACATCTACCGCACGGCGTTCAGTTACTGGGATTTACCGGCTGCGTCGGCAATGACCGTCGTGTTACTGGTGATCCTCGCCGTCATCGCGCTGATTAAATTCAACCTGCTGGATAAAAGGGCGCATTATCAGTGA